The Pagrus major chromosome 5, Pma_NU_1.0 genomic sequence CGCCAGTGACTTGAATTACCAGATGTAATAGAGCGGTCAGTTGTGGGGTTGATGACAGTATTCAAATCTCCGGCTTTTATGATTTGTTGAGTTACATAGTAAAGAGaagaaattttgaaaaaagaatGGGTTGTCATTGTTGTGGCCGTAAATATTAGCAAGTGTGAATGTTGTTTGGTAAATACATGCGTGGATCAGATTACTGTTTACTGTTGAGTGTGGATGAGAATATTTTATCAAATTGTTTGAATCTAAGATATTGTAGTTCTGAGTTTGTTAGGTGGGTCTCTTGTTTAAAACGTATATCAGCCTTTAATTCTATGAGATGATTGATGATTTTGATCCGTTTGGTCTGTGTTCGGAAGCGACGTACATGTACATGTTACCTCCACCTTTGCATAAGAGAGCACACTAAGTATGTTCACTGGGGACACACGTTTGAGCCAGCTGGGCCAGGCACTGTCATTTGCGTTTGTGTGGATATGAAAGGATCACAGCATTCTCAGTATCGGCTGTAAGTATTTTTGGAATATGATTAACAGATATTAAACTGGTTTGAATATTGTTGGCTACagaatgttttacagtttggcaaaaataatcatttgtttctattaaacagtgtttgaagaAGGTTAACAAATTCTTCTTGACATTACCTTCTTTGACTTTACATTTGCTCTTAGGACGTTATTTTCACCGTATTTTCTCAGACAGTGTCTGGGACCTTTACTAATTTCTACTGTAGAGATTACCAGATTAACATTAGAGATATGCCTTTCTTTCTAATTGCTCTGTTTGATAAACatatttgttcatattttaatggGAAGCCTTCTTGTTTTCTGATCTGCTCCTGTTTGCACTGTATGGATGGACGGACAACTCAAAATTGTAATACCTCTGGCCACAGCTATAACCGGAGTGCAGAGGCATAAAACTTGTGTATGGGTCTGTTCAGATTGGGTCTGACTGCGTTgggtcatttttaaaaatgaatatgcACATCCAGTTTGGATAGTTTTTTCCATGGGTCCATTTCAGATCGAACCTGTTACCTGAATCCTCTCCCTGTCtagttattattttaaaaatgactctGGAAAAACTGGTAAGGTTTTTCAGCAGTCTGCCAGCTCCTGCAGACAGTAATGTTATTGTTTATAGGATTTGTGGTGCAGGGGACCTCTGTAAATACAGGAAGACAAGGGTTGAACTGAATGGAAAATGCTGGGTATCAAAACGCATTATGGAAAAGAGCATCTAGTCTCATATGAACctgtgactgaaatgtctcTAGTGTATAAGATGACATAGTTTCGGTCTCTCACCATAGCCTTGAGCCATGTGCAGAGGGTGGGGGGCAGGCGAGCCAGCAGCTCCATGGCAGCCTGCGTCTGGCTCTGGCTGTGGAGCAGTGAGTAGCTCAGTCTCTGGCCagtcagcaccagcagctggGAGCCCAGTACGTCCTTATCTTCCACCTCTAACATCACCTGGGTGAGAAGATGTGAATCCCCACATTTAATATGAAATGTTAGAGCAGAACATTTGATTGTATGACTTATCAAGCACTGCAGTCAGTGTGAAGGTTTAAGAAAAGTGGTGGCATCCAAGTTTTAGCTATTGTCTGCTACAAAGAAAGTTCCCCTATCACCTCTTCAGCCCGGAGGTCCAGGCCCTGGTTGTAGAGCTCGCAGACGATGTGCCGTCTCAGGATGTCTGGGTTGACCTGCAGCAGGGAACCCAGCTCCAGACTCAAGGAGGGCCACCAGTCAGCCTTTGGGCCACAAGAGGGGACAGGTGGGGAACTTGTGCCTGAGGTTGAGCTGGAGAAATCATCAATAGCCTGCACCCAGCTGGTCAGCACCCTGAGCAGGAACTGCAATGGAGTAGAAATGACATAAAGATGAGACAACAGGTATAGAGAGTGAAGAGGCAATAGAATGAGAAGAATGTTGAAACCTACAATAGTCCACCTCTCACCTCTTGTCGTAGTGAGACCAGGCCTGGGTCCATGTCTCCACTGGGCATCAGCTGGATGGTTGTCAGATCTCTGAAGAAAGCATTCTTACCCTggaatgaacacacacatgttggtgcaaaaatattttttgtgactacaaaatatacacaaatacTACAGACTAAAAAGACTAAAAGACCACACAAATATTTCCCCATctgcgggacaaataaaggaattctgattctgattctgatacaatgtattttttatgataACAACAGCTCtaaaatgtgcatgtgtttgtcagtcagTCTCCTCACCTTGCTGTCAAACAGGCTGAGCGGTCTGACCTTTAGACTGAAGGTCATAGCAGCATGTAGCAGGGAGGCTAACAGGCAGTGGTGTTGCACCAGGGGATAGTGCACGCCTCTCTGCTCCAGGGCAAGTTCAGCTATGGATGCAGGGCCCTCTGCCCCAcaccacacctcctccacagACAGCTCTGGAGCAGAAACCTCTTCCACTGCAGAGTCCGCCTAggaacagaggagacaataaGGACAAAGGGTTGTGTGCTTCTAAAGAACTTATTCACAACTCACAGTTTAATTCACAGTTGACCCAGTAGAGTTCAGAACACAGCACATGCAGATAGTCACCCTACAGTCAACTGTGTTTGGCTTGTTGTTACttcagtttaaatgtttaagtgtcactgtgtagaatgatgtatgcACAGAGTTTGAAGGAAAGTTCCTGTGCTCACTTTAAATCTCGGTCTCCATACCAGCAggctttgtgacatcacaatgagAAAGGTAGTCTATTGTGGTCCAGTATGCAAGTTAGTCCGTGTGGAAACACTGAGAAGTGTCTTTCTCAGTTAAGTAGGATATGTTACGTCTACCagttaaacttttaaaataacattttctatACTTTTTTCAATGAGGGAGAATGAAGAGGTGTAATTTTAAGAATTTTAACAAGGTGTTAACTATTAGCTGaactattttgtatttttctgtcctAAAACAGGAGGGGATCTTTAAgaaagctaactagctaataaATCAGATGCATATCAAGCATTGGTGTAGTTAGTAGTGGTGGTGCTAGTAGTGATCTGTTTCTCCAtgcttttttattaaatgtctttACTTACATGGTAATTTATAAAAGATAAAGGGCACTGATTTTTAACCAATACTCCAGTCACCTCCATAAGGatctgcagcagctggacaCAGCAGCCAAGGAAAGACGTCATAGCTTTGTCTCCCATCCCAACATCctgcacacatgaacacatgtcCTTAATATATGCAGCTTAATACTTTATTTGCGGtagtttacatttaaaattatattaaacCTCTAATATATATCAAAGCTGCCATCATACATTTGTATCAACGATGATGTTTTAGAATTTTTACCAAAACAAATACTTACCCGTCGACATAAGCGATCTTTAGGTGCTTTCCCCACCTAGAAAAGATAAGCATAAACAGTTTATGCACTGTATTGCCTCATAGACAACAATGCCATCTCTCAGGTGGACAATGTACTGTCAGTGCATGACTTACCTTCTCCATGAGGTAGGCTGCTGCTGACAGCCGCTTGACAATGAATGTACTCCACATCATTGTACAAATACCTGTGAAGAAGGTGCAATGAGAAAGTCCGGTGAAAAACTAACACTTTTCATATCTGATATATCTGAGCTGGTATTTTACACATATCTGAAGAAATTTACACCCTTTTCCACAACATATTATGATGTACAGTAGATTAGACATATTATCATATAAAAACTGAGCCCCTCACCTAATTGGATATGTGGACTGGAGACCAGCCTCAAATGTTCCACAGCCCAGCACAAGTGTCGACCCTCCTGGGAAGAGAAGCAGGTGTGAGTTCAGATTTAAGAACAAAAGCAACCGTTTCTGTGTTATCCTTTTTCTTGgatatttgaaaatgtgctgTTCCTTGCCTGCCTGTGCCTTTGAAAGTAGTAGTAATATAcactagggctgggcaatatggacCAAAAATCACATCTGGGTTTTTatgaaaacagactttgattaaaaaaatgcaatacaGCTGCACAACATGtacattttacttaaaaattTTATAGGCTAAAATAAATATCAGAGCTGTATGCTAACTCTTTGCACATAGCAGTGATGCTACAGAGGTTGCAAGTTTTGCAGCACGTGTCACATATCTGTGGCATGAGTATAAAAGTATCAAGTAGGTTTATTATAGTTTGAGGAAATTAAATTTCTGTGTTTGGAGAGTTCAAAAACACATCTTCCATGGCCTTTCAAATGAATATAGTGCTGAAAAAATACTCACAATGTTTAAAATATCTTTgcttatttattatcattattattatcaatgcacatagcacagagagagagtttgttcGGTTCTATATGTCCTGGggtttttaacacttttaaacACAACTCTACTTGCCAAAAACACGGAAAATATCTATCTGTTTGTATACGATGAGTGAATGTTTACCTCGGGGTCTTTGTTCCACTGCACTACATATTCCCAGCAGCAGTGGGCGAAGAGCAAGTCAGGTGAGAGGGAGTGTGGGAACCGCTGGCACACTGCTACcaacagctctggaaaaaacagTGGACAATGTGGATTTAATTTTGAGCGTTGAGGGTAAAGAGGTTATATCAAATAGTGTACACTGCAGCAGTCATTACATTGCTCAAGTATTGCTGTGTTAATCTACAGATTACTTACAAGACTAACAGGTGCTGTTAAAGCTCTTAAACATGAGAGCTGATGTGTGATTTTATCCAGCATTTTGAGTCAGTTCTTGACTTCCTTCCTGCAACTACATATTCCTTAGTCCTGACCTGCTGTCCTGTCCGTGTCCTCCTGGCTCTTCCCCTCCTGCTCATTTAGTTCTTCTTGAGCCTTCTGCTCTAGTTTGTCATCTGCCTCGTTGTCTTCTTTATTTTGGAGGATTTCCTTCAGCCGCTCAGGGGCCAAGTTTTGCCTGAACACCCACTTGGAGACACTGTCGGCGATGCCACCTTCATAGATAGacgtaaaatgaaaacaatgacaaagacaaagaatgAGAATCTGTCTCATGTAGCCACAACCAGAATATAGAtactcaaagaaagaaagaaaaaaaacaaagaaaaaaagacaagaagaatGTGAAAGACTTTAAActcatttagaaaaaaacaaaatctaaaaatgtctgACTTTTGCTGAGCATTACCTGTGCCTCCCTCCAGCAGTGTTTTGATGGAGCACTGTgctgcagcgccccctgctgctcCCTGAGGAGGAGGCACCAACAGCAGAGTCTGCAGCACCAACACATCCTCTAGCTGgcgcacacacaccacccactgCTCCAGCTCAAGGGACACCGCCTCCCACTCTGACTGCAACTGTGTCATACAAGAACAGAAAATAGGCTGAGTCATGACTGAGCTGTAAGTGGCTGACATTATGACTGGTAGAGGAAGAGTTGTATTGCTGTAGTACTGTAACTTTAAAGTGAGGTATTCTTAAATTTCATGTGGCAAATTTTGATAACTACTATATATCTTTGAAACGCTTTTAATTCATGATTTgaattcatttttgaaaataaaagattcttcatttgagtaaaaaaatattgttagtaatttgattactgtaaaaCAGTTGGCAACGagcatttaaatgaatacatgctGCAAATTATCCTTGGGGTCTTTTGGATGTTCCAGACAAAGTTAaaaccagtgaaaaataagtaaTTGGTGAGGTTAAGAATACATATACAAAGATTCACAAAAGTGATGAAATTTAGCTTtgagggccaaacttcaaatattcataaCTACAAAAGTATTTGAAGTACAGCTATAGAAGTTTTCATATGAATTCTTTTATAGATAATCTATGACATGAACTGAATAAAAGTTATAAATTCTGGGTGACCCAAAACAGCTGGTTTCAGTAGAAATTATTACAACTTTTGTTGTAAAATCATCTGTATGCccaattgtgacatcacagctaaAACAGTCCATAGCGTTTTGTTTGAACTTTATCAGTTTGTAAGGAAAGTAGGGGAGTATCACCTCCTTGcttcaacaactcttaaaatgaCATATCTTGCTTCAAAATCAACCCCAAGATTAAAACAATTCATGTTCTTCATAATTTCTTTTTCCATGGCCCTTGCTGCCgactgtgtgtatatgtgtgtgtgcgcgtgagATTTTTCTACCTTGCTGTCAGCCCGGCTTGTGATGCTAGCCTTGACAGCACGGTGGGCAACAAAGGCAGccagcagtgcagcagcagcattatgGGACTGGATGCACGTGCTGCGAACTTGCTGCCACCAGGGAGAGACAGACTGGGTGTCCCATGACTCCTCAACTGCACCTAAAGggcaggaagaaaaagaagtggTAACTCCTCTCATCCCTTTTCATTACTTGTGATGGGTTGACAGACACTTAGGCAAGAAGTCAgcacacactggacacacacatgtacCTTTCATGTTGCTGAGGGCGATGAGTAGTGTGTGTAAGTTTCTGACAGTTTCTTCTGGTTTCTGTAGcacctccttctctctttgcAACCACACACTTAACAACAGAGACTGAAAGGTGGAGAAGGGGGTTAAAATGCAacattagagaaaaaaaaattagaaagatggcacaaataaaaactaaagctgcaattaattgattagttgtcagctATAAAATGCCAACTATTTCGCTTATcatttaatcagtttgagtaattttctaaaaaaaggaaagtcaaaattctcttattccagcttcttaaatgcaaatatttttttttactcctctatgacagtaaactgaatatatttgggttgtggacaaaacaagacatttgaggatgacATCTTGAAGATGATtttaggaaacactgatcgacagAAGATTTttgaatatgaaatgaaaactaCATATCTACATAACTTCCATATATTATGACATCTGTCTACCAATTTGTGACAATGTATCAGCTGTTTAATTTCTTATTCCCCTCTAgacattttcatgtatttaacCACACGCTTAACTTGATTTCAACCCATTCCATAAATCAGTCTTCTCCTCGATCTTACCAGTAGCTGCTGTGGACTGATGCCAGCCTGCTGTAGAGTGTCACACACTTTATGGAGTGGGCTTTTTCCACACAGACAACCCCAGAACATAAAGTTCCCTGCAGAggacaaacaaaagcagagtACTCAATCTGGATTTGTGTGATGTACTCCCTTTATGTCTGATGTCACTGAAATTTCTGTATATGAAATGTTCGTTTGCATTTCCTTTCTCCTTCACAGTCCTCATTGTGTAAATCCTACCAGCAGCATTACATCTGCAGCTAAAAAACTGGCACTGCCCCACAGGTATCAATTAATTTGTATGTGCCATACTGAGATTAATAAAATGCTACAGATAACGTCTTTCATTTTTTACTGTGTCATGGTATTTATCACAGTTACTGTGTAAAGGTCAAAGCATGTAACATTGCCATACCTAACTGATTCCATTCAGTTTCGGACCCACGGATCACCCTCAACTCCCCCTCCTCGGTGCACTCCATCTGGGAGAGAAAGGCTTGGGCAGGCAGTGGTGAGTCAGGCGAGTCCTGGGCAAAGGAAACACTTGGTCTCGAGGTGAGCTGGGAGTAGCGTTGCATGGTGGGACCAACACGGGACAGTTCCTCCTCTATGCCTTCGAGGGAGTCCTGCAGGGTGAAAACACATGAGTGTTGATTGTGGCGTTCTGAGGAACAATAAAGAGCAAGCAACAACACTGACCCAATTGGTGGCTTTACCACAAACCTCATTACTATTACTTGGAAAAATGCTTATGAGAGTAACCTTAACAAGTTTTCTGTATGCGTATGTGTGTTTCATCTCACATTTGTTGAGCAGGtctctgtgtctgcagcagaGTGCAGGTTCTGGATGTCAGTATAGAGCTGAAGCAGTTTCAGCTGTGAGGAGCAGAACTGAAGTAATGCATCATCCACTTCCTCGGGGTCTAATGCACAAATACAAATGCATAAATAAAGACCACTGGTGTCTTACCATGTATGATATGTACATGtgtatcattttacatttcaggcATTTACCCAAGCAAATTATTTGGAAATCAGTTCATGACACTTTGGTCTTAATATGACATCTTAGAACAGAACAATCTGTTTTCTTCTTAATAATAGACTGGTAGTTTACCTTGTTTCTTCAGAGTGTCATATAAGGAGCATGTGATGTTAGTGAGACAAGAGACAGGAGGATTCTTATTTGACAGCAGAGACTCCAATGCCTAAAAGGAAGTGTAAAAAGATTGCACTTACAAATTTGGCTGTTATTGCTGAAGATAATTTGCCTCTCTGTTATTGTTAGGTCATTTGTACTGTATCTTTGGTCAAACCTGCTTCTTAATGGCAGGGTGTTTGATGTCCAGCAGCACACTTTT encodes the following:
- the rab3gap2 gene encoding rab3 GTPase-activating protein non-catalytic subunit isoform X1; protein product: MSCSFVEFCRLQDLKTVRDFLFHSQKTEPVEEKNLTENELAWDTSDWESAWDSGDNKEEEATSASKVEEETTVQSRPWLQDCVVSLSPCSDLLVLARDQKAAFLSAKWRSVDSGREEMTLAVSWTGTLSNDEGECVSSSICIPLASQKRSSTGRPDWTCVVVGFTSGYVRFYTENGVLLLAQLLHEDPVLRLKCRTYEIPRHPGVTEQHEELSILYPAALVTIDGFSLFQSLRACRNQVARAAAAGSDVIQPPPLAYKKWGLQDMETIVDHSSVGIMTLCVFDQMRNASILGGFNASVKGSPPAMCQYVTVGGGPYTGFYYAVEGSSQPLLSHVALAVASKLTSALFSAASGWLGWNKNKSEEEAVQKHKPKVEAATPLGIRFGLPDSRRHGESICLSPCNMLAGVTDDFGRVTLLDLARGICIRMWKGYRDAQLGWLQVPEERGDREFSPSSALPRRHALFLVIYAPRRGILEVWAMQQGPRVGAFTVGKHCRLLYAGYRLMGVNSVTSQGWQLHTQQVCLLDPITGALRTVNIPFHLALSDKKSERAKDIHLLKRLTTLLRSREVEPDILESEAKSVLLDIKHPAIKKQALESLLSNKNPPVSCLTNITCSLYDTLKKQDPEEVDDALLQFCSSQLKLLQLYTDIQNLHSAADTETCSTNDSLEGIEEELSRVGPTMQRYSQLTSRPSVSFAQDSPDSPLPAQAFLSQMECTEEGELRVIRGSETEWNQLGNFMFWGCLCGKSPLHKVCDTLQQAGISPQQLLSLLLSVWLQREKEVLQKPEETVRNLHTLLIALSNMKGAVEESWDTQSVSPWWQQVRSTCIQSHNAAAALLAAFVAHRAVKASITSRADSKLQSEWEAVSLELEQWVVCVRQLEDVLVLQTLLLVPPPQGAAGGAAAQCSIKTLLEGGTGGIADSVSKWVFRQNLAPERLKEILQNKEDNEADDKLEQKAQEELNEQEGKSQEDTDRTAELLVAVCQRFPHSLSPDLLFAHCCWEYVVQWNKDPEEGRHLCWAVEHLRLVSSPHIQLGICTMMWSTFIVKRLSAAAYLMEKVGKAPKDRLCRRDVGMGDKAMTSFLGCCVQLLQILMEVTGVLVKNQCPLSFINYHADSAVEEVSAPELSVEEVWCGAEGPASIAELALEQRGVHYPLVQHHCLLASLLHAAMTFSLKVRPLSLFDSKGKNAFFRDLTTIQLMPSGDMDPGLVSLRQEFLLRVLTSWVQAIDDFSSSTSGTSSPPVPSCGPKADWWPSLSLELGSLLQVNPDILRRHIVCELYNQGLDLRAEEVMLEVEDKDVLGSQLLVLTGQRLSYSLLHSQSQTQAAMELLARLPPTLCTWLKAMDPSELRCPLIPLPQTSRLVGRLIEILPENHAQYSLALHLLEAVEALTTED
- the rab3gap2 gene encoding rab3 GTPase-activating protein non-catalytic subunit isoform X2, whose protein sequence is MSCSFVEFCRLQDLKTVRDFLFHSQKTEPVEEKNLTENELAWDTSDWESAWDSGDNKEEEATSASKVEEETTVQSRPWLQDCVVSLSPCSDLLVLARDQKAAFLSAKWRSVDSGREEMTLAVSWTGTLSNDEGECVSSSICIPLASQKRSSTGRPDWTCVVVGFTSGYVRFYTENGVLLLAQLLHEDPVLRLKCRTYEIPRHPGVTEQHEELSILYPAALVTIDGFSLFQSLRACRNQVARAAAAGSDVIQPPPLAYKKWGLQDMETIVDHSSVGIMTLCVFDQMRNASILGGFNASVKGSPPAMCQYVTVGGGPYTGFYYAVEGSSQPLLSHVALAVASKLTSALFSAASGWLGWNKNKSEEEAVQKHKPKVEAATPLGIRFGLPDSRRHGESICLSPCNMLAGVTDDFGRVTLLDLARGICIRMWKGYRDAQLGWLQVPEERGDREFSPSSALPRRHALFLVIYAPRRGILEVWAMQQGPRVGAFTVGKHCRLLYAGYRLMGVNSVTSQGWQLHTQQVCLLDPITGALRTVNIPFHLALSDKKSERAKDIHLLKRLTTLLRSREVEPDILESEAKSVLLDIKHPAIKKQALESLLSNKNPPVSCLTNITCSLYDTLKKQDPEEVDDALLQFCSSQLKLLQLYTDIQNLHSAADTETCSTNDSLEGIEEELSRVGPTMQRYSQLTSRPSVSFAQDSPDSPLPAQAFLSQMECTEEGELRVIRGSETEWNQLGNFMFWGCLCGKSPLHKVCDTLQQAGISPQQLLSLLLSVWLQREKEVLQKPEETVRNLHTLLIALSNMKGAVEESWDTQSVSPWWQQVRSTCIQSHNAAAALLAAFVAHRAVKASITSRADSKLQSEWEAVSLELEQWVVCVRQLEDVLVLQTLLLVPPPQGAAGGAAAQCSIKTLLEGGTGGIADSVSKWVFRQNLAPERLKEILQNKEDNEADDKLEQKAQEELNEQEGKSQEDTDRTAELLVAVCQRFPHSLSPDLLFAHCCWEYVVQWNKDPEEGRHLCWAVEHLRLVSSPHIQLGICTMMWSTFIVKRLSAAAYLMEKVGKAPKDRLCRRDVGMGDKAMTSFLGCCVQLLQILMEADSAVEEVSAPELSVEEVWCGAEGPASIAELALEQRGVHYPLVQHHCLLASLLHAAMTFSLKVRPLSLFDSKGKNAFFRDLTTIQLMPSGDMDPGLVSLRQEFLLRVLTSWVQAIDDFSSSTSGTSSPPVPSCGPKADWWPSLSLELGSLLQVNPDILRRHIVCELYNQGLDLRAEEVMLEVEDKDVLGSQLLVLTGQRLSYSLLHSQSQTQAAMELLARLPPTLCTWLKAMDPSELRCPLIPLPQTSRLVGRLIEILPENHAQYSLALHLLEAVEALTTED